One region of Pseudobdellovibrionaceae bacterium genomic DNA includes:
- a CDS encoding RNA pseudouridine synthase: MSLILRRAGDLVVFDKPAGMSVHNEKPSLLEQVTREFPKLHFVNRLDRETSGLVVAVTEPSAVESLTQALHGEASARKIYRAIVKSPRDPAAWFGKTGGTAQAFTFRDALSDRAEGRQNPLGHPRERIEAVTHGKVTGETEFFWDVEFTIETGRQHQIRKHAAFHQLPIVGDSRYGRDALNAKVTETYGVSRMMLHAWRLEFVWRGEPHSFEAPLPEEFAKLVAPTSVR, translated from the coding sequence ATGAGTTTGATCCTGCGGCGCGCGGGGGACCTGGTCGTCTTCGACAAACCCGCCGGCATGAGCGTGCACAACGAGAAGCCCTCGCTCCTCGAGCAGGTCACGCGGGAATTTCCGAAACTCCACTTCGTGAATCGTCTGGACCGTGAAACCAGCGGGCTGGTCGTCGCGGTGACCGAGCCTTCCGCGGTCGAGTCCTTGACCCAAGCGCTTCATGGCGAGGCCAGCGCGCGCAAAATCTACCGCGCCATCGTGAAGTCCCCCCGCGATCCCGCGGCGTGGTTCGGGAAGACGGGCGGGACGGCCCAGGCCTTCACGTTTCGGGATGCGTTGAGCGACCGTGCCGAAGGCCGGCAAAATCCCCTGGGCCATCCCCGCGAGCGGATCGAGGCCGTCACCCACGGAAAAGTCACCGGCGAGACCGAGTTCTTCTGGGATGTGGAATTCACGATCGAAACCGGACGCCAGCACCAGATCCGTAAACATGCGGCCTTTCATCAGCTCCCCATCGTGGGCGATTCGCGCTACGGACGGGACGCGCTGAACGCTAAGGTCACCGAGACTTACGGCGTTTCGCGGATGATGCTCCACGCTTGGCGACTCGAGTTCGTCTGGCGCGGGGAGCCCCACTCTTTCGAGGCGCCGCTTCCGGAAGAGTTCGCCAAGCTCGTTGCCCCGACTTCAGTCCGGTAG
- a CDS encoding phosphate/phosphite/phosphonate ABC transporter substrate-binding protein, with the protein MDERVSFRNAIFLLVCALSLGGCLSRKGELGSAQNPVKLFFTPAVDAQVIEDNSIALKQHLEKVTPYHYEISVPQSYIAVVESFGTKRADVAAINTAGYLSARQKYGVTAGITVIRFGTDKYYAQFVVKNDSPIQKLADLENKKIAFVDAGSTSGYLLPMKMLKDAGINPKEIVFAGKHDSVIMMVYQGTVDAGATFYVAPSGSASELAAGGGEIQDARRLVKTQYPDVEQKIRILQLSEGIPNDPIIFREGVPAEMKEKITAAFIDFIHTPEGKVAFDKIFGVTDLKRASDADYEPVRQMIETVGDAVDRMMKKGS; encoded by the coding sequence ATGGATGAGCGCGTGAGTTTTCGAAACGCGATTTTTCTTTTGGTCTGCGCGCTTTCCCTCGGCGGCTGTTTGAGCCGTAAAGGCGAATTGGGAAGCGCCCAGAATCCGGTCAAACTCTTCTTCACGCCCGCCGTCGACGCGCAAGTGATCGAGGACAACTCCATCGCGCTGAAACAACACCTCGAAAAAGTCACTCCCTACCACTACGAAATTTCGGTTCCGCAGAGTTACATCGCCGTGGTCGAAAGCTTCGGCACGAAGCGCGCGGATGTGGCCGCGATCAATACGGCGGGTTATCTTTCGGCGCGGCAGAAGTACGGCGTGACGGCGGGGATCACGGTCATTCGTTTCGGCACCGACAAATACTACGCCCAGTTCGTCGTGAAAAACGACAGTCCCATCCAGAAGCTCGCGGATCTCGAAAACAAAAAAATCGCCTTCGTCGACGCGGGCTCGACCTCGGGTTATCTGCTGCCGATGAAAATGCTGAAAGACGCGGGCATCAATCCGAAAGAGATCGTCTTTGCCGGGAAACACGACAGCGTCATCATGATGGTCTATCAGGGCACGGTCGATGCCGGAGCGACCTTCTACGTCGCACCCAGTGGGAGCGCCAGTGAACTGGCGGCGGGCGGTGGCGAAATCCAGGACGCGCGCCGTTTGGTGAAAACCCAGTACCCCGACGTGGAACAGAAAATCCGCATCCTGCAATTGTCGGAAGGCATTCCGAACGACCCCATCATCTTCCGCGAAGGCGTGCCCGCCGAAATGAAGGAAAAGATCACCGCGGCCTTCATCGATTTCATCCATACGCCCGAGGGCAAGGTGGCCTTCGATAAGATCTTCGGCGTGACGGACCTCAAGCGCGCGAGCGACGCCGACTATGAACCCGTCCGCCAGATGATCGAAACCGTCGGCGACGCCGTCGATCGCATGATGAAGAAGGGGAGCTGA
- a CDS encoding acyl-CoA thioesterase: MSQVFEYPVQIREFHLDTFGHVNNAAYLSIFEEARWDLITKNGYGLKQVHEFKKGPVILEVNLKFQKELRLRETITVTTTMESYQGKIFVLLQKMLNAKGDVCCEARFTGGLFDLQERKLITATPEWMKAVGL, from the coding sequence GTGAGTCAAGTGTTCGAGTATCCGGTTCAAATTCGCGAATTTCATCTGGATACCTTCGGGCACGTGAACAACGCCGCTTACCTTTCAATCTTCGAAGAGGCGCGCTGGGACCTGATCACGAAAAACGGTTACGGCCTCAAACAAGTTCACGAATTCAAAAAAGGTCCCGTCATCCTGGAAGTGAACCTCAAATTCCAGAAAGAGCTTCGCCTGCGCGAGACCATCACGGTCACCACCACGATGGAAAGTTACCAGGGGAAGATCTTCGTGCTCTTGCAGAAAATGCTGAACGCGAAAGGCGACGTCTGTTGCGAGGCCCGCTTCACCGGTGGCCTCTTCGATTTGCAAGAGCGTAAACTCATCACGGCGACGCCCGAATGGATGAAGGCCGTCGGACTATGA
- the phnC gene encoding phosphonate ABC transporter ATP-binding protein, with protein MILQVRNLSKTYENGTRALKDVSFDVKKGEFLVVIGLSGSGKSTLLRCLNRLHEPTSGQILFNDQDIASIPGGQRLRDVRRRIAMIFQSFNLIPRHSVMSNVLMGRLGITSTWRSVFGLFTARDKELARQALQLVGIAGKSGVRADQLSGGQQQRVAIARALTQEPEILLADEPVASLDPATCHTVMDYLRKVNRERGVTVICNLHFLSLVREYATRVIALRGGELVFEGKPEEITTEWFSKIYGEAARDISTE; from the coding sequence ATGATCCTGCAAGTCCGCAATCTCTCCAAGACCTACGAGAACGGAACCCGCGCACTCAAAGACGTGAGCTTCGACGTGAAGAAGGGCGAGTTCTTGGTCGTGATCGGGCTCAGTGGCTCGGGGAAGTCGACGCTGCTGCGTTGCCTGAACCGTCTGCACGAGCCGACCTCGGGGCAAATCTTGTTTAACGATCAAGACATCGCGTCGATTCCCGGCGGGCAGCGGCTGCGCGACGTGCGTCGACGGATCGCGATGATCTTTCAAAGCTTCAACTTGATCCCGCGCCATAGCGTGATGTCGAACGTCCTGATGGGGCGTTTGGGAATCACCTCGACCTGGCGTTCGGTCTTTGGCCTGTTCACCGCGCGCGATAAAGAACTCGCGCGCCAGGCGCTCCAGCTCGTCGGTATCGCGGGCAAGTCCGGCGTGCGCGCCGATCAGCTGTCGGGTGGACAGCAGCAGCGCGTGGCCATCGCCCGCGCGCTCACGCAAGAACCCGAAATTCTGCTGGCGGACGAACCTGTCGCAAGTCTTGATCCCGCGACCTGCCACACCGTCATGGATTATCTGCGTAAGGTGAACCGCGAACGGGGCGTGACCGTGATTTGCAATTTGCACTTTCTGAGTCTCGTGCGTGAGTACGCGACCCGCGTGATCGCGTTGCGGGGTGGGGAACTCGTCTTCGAAGGCAAACCCGAAGAGATCACCACCGAATGGTTCAGCAAAATTTACGGGGAGGCCGCGCGTGACATCAGCACCGAATAA
- a CDS encoding methyltransferase, producing MPLTLVPTPIGHQDDFTLRGLEALRAATHIIVEERKESTRWLRAHGITKGSYETLNEHSTPDDLQELTALCREHEVALITDCGTPGFCDPGADLVRACRAAGIRVRALPGASSLMTLLSLSGERLDEFLFRGFLPVKTEEREPAWKALARENRAVVLLETPYRCKKWIQEAAQFHPDRRFLIALNLTQDNELVVEAKGRELPGKVPAEKAELIALMYPGAK from the coding sequence ATGCCGCTCACTCTCGTACCCACACCCATTGGACATCAGGACGATTTCACCCTGCGCGGGCTCGAAGCGCTACGTGCCGCGACCCACATCATCGTGGAGGAACGCAAAGAGTCCACCCGCTGGTTGCGCGCCCACGGGATCACCAAGGGCAGCTACGAAACGCTGAACGAGCACTCCACGCCCGACGATCTGCAAGAGCTGACCGCCCTGTGCCGCGAGCACGAGGTCGCGCTGATCACCGACTGCGGCACGCCGGGTTTCTGCGATCCGGGGGCGGATCTGGTCCGCGCCTGTCGCGCGGCGGGAATTCGCGTGCGGGCGCTGCCGGGGGCGAGCAGCCTGATGACCCTTCTGAGTTTGAGCGGCGAACGTCTGGACGAATTTTTGTTCCGCGGTTTTTTGCCGGTGAAAACCGAAGAGCGCGAACCCGCATGGAAAGCGCTCGCGCGTGAAAACCGCGCGGTCGTTCTTCTGGAAACTCCCTACCGCTGCAAGAAGTGGATTCAGGAGGCCGCGCAGTTTCATCCGGACCGGCGTTTTCTGATCGCGCTCAACCTCACGCAAGACAATGAGCTCGTCGTCGAGGCGAAAGGCCGCGAGCTCCCCGGCAAGGTTCCGGCCGAGAAGGCGGAGCTGATCGCGCTCATGTATCCCGGAGCCAAATGA
- a CDS encoding HAD family hydrolase codes for MNSRSAPILQHILLETAERRHRGEHLMMVFDLDSTLFDVSPRIQRILHDFAGQADIVALDPVNAALLASLKAERHDWGIRTIVERAGLHLKNPELINRAREFWIRHFFSNEYLRFDQPLPGAVDFVRFVEALGVKLIYLTGRDTSKMLSGSLEGLRAHRFPLAADGAELVMKPATGIEDHAFKEQWFDAIPKGTHGKIWFYENEPVNLDKIRVRHPEVELIFVDTTHSRKMPSPSDLRTIDDFRVDWAALAKSLPPIYTNFIPR; via the coding sequence ATGAATTCACGCTCGGCTCCCATTCTGCAACACATCCTGCTTGAAACCGCCGAGCGCCGCCACCGGGGCGAGCATCTGATGATGGTTTTCGACCTGGATTCGACCCTGTTCGACGTCAGCCCCCGCATCCAACGCATCCTGCATGACTTCGCCGGGCAGGCGGATATCGTGGCGCTGGATCCCGTCAATGCGGCCCTGCTGGCGTCACTGAAGGCCGAACGCCACGACTGGGGCATCCGCACCATCGTCGAACGCGCGGGCCTGCACCTGAAAAATCCCGAGCTGATCAACCGGGCCCGCGAGTTCTGGATTCGCCACTTCTTTTCCAATGAGTATCTGCGTTTCGATCAGCCCCTGCCGGGCGCCGTGGATTTCGTACGTTTCGTCGAAGCCCTGGGCGTGAAACTGATTTACCTCACCGGACGCGACACTTCGAAAATGCTGAGCGGCAGCCTAGAGGGCCTACGCGCGCACCGATTCCCTTTGGCCGCGGACGGCGCGGAACTCGTGATGAAACCCGCGACCGGGATCGAAGACCACGCCTTCAAAGAGCAGTGGTTCGACGCGATTCCCAAGGGCACCCATGGGAAAATTTGGTTTTACGAGAACGAGCCGGTGAATCTGGACAAGATCCGCGTCCGGCATCCCGAGGTGGAGCTGATCTTCGTGGACACCACCCACTCGCGAAAAATGCCGAGCCCGAGCGATCTCCGTACCATCGACGATTTCCGCGTCGACTGGGCGGCCCTCGCGAAGAGCCTGCCGCCCATTTACACGAACTTTATTCCTCGCTAG
- a CDS encoding zinc-dependent metalloprotease: protein MSLWTKCASTALVAVSMGLVACHNSQTSGFRIDPAPAAIDASFDVTTSGRAGATRPGGFVIGLKKSSLEKYFLLIPQLRSGGAAGHVSLFEPQVVYFKLAGAQVGLFELNVARIYEDITTDNLVQTFPVAYETADYVYFDWNYGLSAIVARSPYAGAMPGARRLFTEGTDQLLDVVQSFIDAAEFKNNVLRVRQVSRVREAVLRFRKDPSQLTPEDGGEVGISEMRDSTMTMDLVLRPYDVAKKNIEPRWSKISKGFGYFTRLMGQAGSAAPREAILRWDTSPERGPIRVRISQNVPAHLIPAVREGIEYWNRVLGRDILKVETGVSPQTGLEERTVMVHWVDWRDAGFAYAGFQSDPLTGEIIQGQIFMTSSWMLSGQSYEDLKGSLSRRVDPRVHPHPAGAKPLASSCAYHADAGRIWTERAPGALTEQALPHVIRGVVAHEMGHVMGLRHNFAGSFYNGVDEAVHLEKTREFLKTGAIAALPTATSIMDYSNAIDDVMNGKFIQSGVLSYDESVVAWGYRGDESKKSLPFCTDDHMTPELKSIGCDVFDSARHPVAFGIVTDAWLRGRGLWRDFAQIVNALRPDAQTVVDLDDVLNAKEKLVANTPAIGDFVGTRALFSERQKTHDTKDLKNWEEPAAAEKAQKEAWETQAQEVGLVALFELALPFTTDANGVRALDQTYWSRQLKAMVATPKFQKGQNFNQIAYDLSSVETQRLEKFFEVKLGKNPFQTGFVVLTQAFPGPERLVPNPATGKPEKKVVKYQNFPKLKAQMPQVLDLSLALARAETGRKLVAVADGVRVEVPQRLFAPALFVEFAGLFDERYNPNAEAGLKATLLASLKTELNAVYAAWGIPDAAPLATAELRRLYTEKSVAAAPEAKAFVEGELARLEALEAAFAKAEPKAATSEE from the coding sequence ATGTCGCTTTGGACGAAGTGCGCATCGACCGCATTGGTCGCGGTTTCCATGGGCCTCGTGGCCTGCCACAATTCACAAACATCGGGTTTTCGAATCGACCCCGCTCCGGCGGCCATCGACGCTTCGTTTGACGTGACGACCTCGGGCCGCGCGGGGGCAACCCGTCCCGGCGGCTTCGTCATTGGGCTGAAGAAAAGCTCGCTCGAAAAGTACTTCTTGCTGATCCCGCAACTGCGTTCGGGCGGCGCCGCCGGCCACGTCAGCCTGTTCGAGCCCCAAGTGGTGTACTTCAAACTGGCGGGCGCGCAGGTCGGGCTTTTCGAGTTGAACGTCGCCCGTATCTACGAGGACATCACCACCGATAATCTGGTGCAGACCTTCCCCGTCGCCTACGAAACGGCGGACTACGTTTACTTTGATTGGAACTACGGTCTGAGCGCCATCGTCGCGCGTTCGCCCTACGCGGGCGCGATGCCCGGGGCGCGCCGTCTGTTCACCGAAGGCACGGATCAGCTGCTCGACGTCGTACAGAGTTTCATCGACGCCGCGGAATTCAAAAACAACGTCCTGCGCGTGCGTCAGGTCTCGCGCGTGCGCGAAGCGGTTCTCCGTTTCCGCAAAGATCCCTCGCAGCTGACCCCCGAGGACGGCGGCGAGGTCGGCATTTCGGAAATGCGCGACAGCACGATGACGATGGATCTCGTCCTGCGTCCTTACGACGTGGCGAAGAAAAACATCGAGCCCCGTTGGTCGAAAATTTCGAAGGGCTTCGGTTACTTCACACGTCTGATGGGTCAGGCCGGCTCGGCCGCCCCGCGTGAGGCCATCCTGCGTTGGGACACGTCGCCCGAGCGCGGACCGATCCGCGTCCGCATCTCGCAAAACGTGCCCGCGCATCTGATTCCGGCCGTGCGTGAAGGCATCGAGTACTGGAATCGCGTCCTGGGCCGCGACATCCTGAAAGTGGAAACCGGCGTTTCGCCGCAAACGGGTCTGGAAGAGCGCACCGTGATGGTGCACTGGGTGGACTGGCGTGACGCGGGTTTCGCGTACGCAGGCTTTCAATCCGATCCTTTGACGGGCGAAATCATCCAGGGCCAGATTTTCATGACCTCGAGCTGGATGCTGTCGGGACAAAGTTACGAAGACCTGAAAGGTTCGCTGTCACGTCGGGTGGACCCGCGCGTGCATCCCCATCCCGCGGGCGCAAAACCTCTCGCTTCATCCTGCGCGTACCATGCTGACGCCGGTCGCATCTGGACCGAACGCGCGCCGGGCGCTTTGACTGAACAGGCCCTTCCCCACGTCATTCGCGGGGTCGTCGCCCACGAAATGGGTCACGTCATGGGTCTGCGGCATAACTTCGCGGGCTCATTCTACAACGGCGTCGACGAGGCCGTGCATCTGGAAAAAACGCGCGAGTTCCTGAAGACGGGCGCGATCGCGGCGCTCCCGACCGCGACCTCGATCATGGATTATTCCAACGCCATCGACGACGTGATGAACGGGAAGTTCATCCAGTCGGGGGTTCTGAGCTACGATGAAAGCGTCGTTGCCTGGGGTTATCGCGGCGACGAATCGAAGAAGAGCCTGCCTTTCTGCACCGACGATCACATGACGCCCGAGCTGAAATCCATCGGCTGCGACGTTTTCGATTCGGCCCGCCACCCGGTGGCTTTCGGGATCGTCACCGACGCTTGGTTGCGGGGGCGCGGTCTGTGGCGCGACTTCGCGCAGATCGTGAACGCGCTTCGCCCGGACGCGCAGACCGTGGTCGATCTTGACGACGTCCTGAACGCGAAAGAAAAACTCGTCGCGAACACGCCCGCCATCGGTGATTTCGTGGGGACCCGCGCGCTGTTCAGCGAGCGCCAGAAAACCCACGACACCAAAGACTTGAAAAACTGGGAAGAGCCCGCCGCCGCCGAAAAAGCGCAGAAGGAAGCCTGGGAAACCCAGGCTCAGGAAGTCGGCTTGGTGGCTTTGTTCGAACTGGCGCTGCCGTTCACCACCGACGCGAACGGCGTGCGCGCCTTGGATCAAACTTACTGGAGCCGTCAGCTGAAGGCGATGGTCGCCACGCCGAAGTTCCAGAAGGGGCAAAACTTCAACCAGATCGCCTACGATCTGTCCTCGGTGGAAACCCAACGCCTAGAGAAGTTCTTCGAGGTGAAGCTCGGTAAAAATCCGTTCCAGACGGGCTTCGTCGTTTTGACTCAAGCCTTCCCCGGACCCGAACGTTTGGTGCCGAACCCCGCCACCGGCAAACCGGAAAAGAAGGTCGTGAAGTACCAAAACTTCCCGAAACTGAAAGCGCAGATGCCGCAGGTCTTGGACCTGTCGTTGGCGCTCGCGCGCGCCGAGACCGGTCGCAAGCTTGTCGCCGTTGCGGATGGGGTCAGGGTGGAAGTGCCCCAGCGTCTGTTCGCGCCCGCATTGTTCGTAGAGTTCGCGGGACTTTTTGATGAACGCTACAATCCCAACGCCGAGGCGGGGCTGAAGGCGACGTTGCTCGCGTCGCTGAAGACCGAACTGAACGCCGTCTACGCCGCTTGGGGAATCCCGGACGCGGCCCCGCTGGCAACCGCGGAACTGCGTCGTCTTTACACCGAAAAGTCGGTTGCGGCGGCGCCGGAAGCGAAAGCCTTCGTCGAAGGGGAACTCGCGCGGTTGGAAGCTTTGGAGGCGGCCTTCGCGAAGGCCGAGCCGAAAGCGGCGACTAGCGAGGAATAA
- the phnE gene encoding phosphonate ABC transporter, permease protein PhnE, whose product MDSVIYAYLAAVALIVIFRVDEDGMLMLTRNATVFGVLLLGGLILNVALHARDVGTLGDLLFPKPGQGDFTEREAVPWYRTFVGWQLAIFLLVTFIVGAKVTAVSVTEFLDRDGFQGAVRIFDSFMNPDWALLPRAVAKVIETIFMAFMATALAVPVAFVLCFLAAKNVMREPWAFAIYATLRLFMNVTRSVEALIWAIVFSVWVGIGPFAGMLALWVHSVVSLAKQYSEFVEGVSDGPIEGVQSTGAGILQTIWFGMVPQVVLPFISYTIYRWDTNIRMATIVGFVGGGGIGTLLFMYQQQGKWAEVGTIVIVIAFVVWLMDTASAYVREALK is encoded by the coding sequence ATGGACTCCGTGATCTACGCCTATCTGGCGGCGGTCGCGCTGATCGTGATCTTCCGCGTGGATGAGGACGGCATGTTGATGCTGACCCGGAACGCGACGGTCTTCGGAGTGCTGCTGTTGGGCGGCTTGATCCTGAACGTCGCGCTGCATGCCCGCGACGTCGGGACCTTGGGCGATTTGCTTTTCCCGAAACCGGGGCAGGGTGATTTCACCGAACGCGAGGCGGTGCCGTGGTACCGCACCTTCGTGGGCTGGCAGCTCGCGATCTTCCTGCTGGTAACGTTCATCGTCGGCGCGAAAGTGACGGCGGTTTCGGTCACGGAATTTTTGGACCGCGATGGCTTCCAGGGCGCGGTGCGGATTTTCGATAGTTTCATGAATCCCGATTGGGCGCTGCTCCCGCGTGCGGTGGCGAAAGTCATCGAGACCATTTTCATGGCGTTCATGGCGACCGCGCTGGCGGTGCCCGTCGCCTTCGTGCTTTGCTTTTTGGCCGCGAAGAACGTGATGCGCGAACCTTGGGCCTTTGCGATCTACGCGACCTTGCGTTTGTTCATGAACGTCACCCGTTCGGTCGAGGCGTTGATCTGGGCCATTGTCTTTTCGGTCTGGGTCGGGATCGGACCCTTCGCGGGGATGCTCGCGCTGTGGGTGCATTCCGTCGTCTCGTTGGCGAAACAGTATTCGGAGTTCGTCGAGGGTGTCTCGGACGGCCCCATCGAGGGGGTGCAGAGCACCGGCGCCGGCATCCTGCAAACGATCTGGTTCGGAATGGTTCCGCAAGTCGTGCTTCCCTTCATCTCGTATACCATTTACCGTTGGGATACGAACATCCGTATGGCGACCATCGTGGGGTTCGTCGGCGGAGGCGGTATCGGCACCTTGCTGTTCATGTACCAGCAGCAGGGAAAATGGGCCGAGGTCGGCACGATCGTGATCGTCATCGCGTTCGTGGTTTGGTTGATGGACACGGCTTCGGCCTACGTCCGGGAGGCTTTGAAGTGA